In Quercus lobata isolate SW786 chromosome 12, ValleyOak3.0 Primary Assembly, whole genome shotgun sequence, a genomic segment contains:
- the LOC115972550 gene encoding transcription factor PHYTOCHROME INTERACTING FACTOR-LIKE 15-like translates to MLESTKPRMTSSLASLASTSEDDFVGLVWENGELLKRDRSGKTQKGHSCIGCNLFPSNAQVENRANVHMKTARSGNESSFSDFLGHKNGDLDFTNNNSSQNGYHLDSFSGLYKCKLEQNNSKSKDKHPKDSQVVLKHDTANFRHSNASEFVLRNSKLATSRSTQLHPHSLFCQESDSLVTMGGLLTSTLPEHDSLPDKKTGTVNVSYLRPAALPTVNSQSSSVFRQASSLVLSRAEELKGSSDERPALFSSNPFESTVIELGSGSKTGLQNQPDAELTAPISKTKESLPDEHSEAFGRRNHKSHDQLLGQASRLAANTPGEKPNIQQFIEPLVASSSIYSLGASNEPTYSLRRTYDDTEESAYRSEVIRKNIEEPQTKQAPARGGTGTKRSRTAEVHNFSERRRRDKINKKMRALKEIIPNCSKVGRVSILDEAIEYTKTLQLQLKIMSMGAVVCMPPMMSPMLMQHINAPHLTHFSPMGAGMGMRMGTRMGFSPTQFPTSQVGATALPGITGTGFQMLGIPGQPFPMSVSHAPFIPLIGGPSTRSFPASGISGAAPPVECASLTSSKDSIQNINSELMNNANTECSKIQTSSQLAATSVQKIIY, encoded by the exons atgcttgaatcaacaaaacCGAGGATGACTAGCAGCTTGGCTTCTCTAGCTTCTAC GTCCGAGGATGACTTTGTGGGGCTAGTATGGGAAAATGGTGAGCTTCTTAAGCGAGATCGATCAGGAAAAACTCAAAAGGGTCATTCATGCATTGGGTGTAATTTATTCCCTTCCAATGCTCAGGTGGAGAATAGAGCAAACGTGCATATGAAGACAGCAAGGTCAGGGAATGAGTCCTCATTCTCAGATTTCTTAGGTCACAAGAATGGTGACTTGGACTTTACCAATAACAATTCTTCACAAAATGGTTATCATCTTGACTCATTCAGCGGATTGTATAAATGCAAATTGGAACAAAATAACAGTAAGAGCAAAGACAAGCACCCCAAAGATTCCCAAGTTGTTCTGAAACATGACACTGCAAATTTCAGACATAGTAATGCATCTGAGTTTGTACTGAGGAATTCCAAGCTTGCTACCTCCAGGAGTACTCAGCTTCATCCACATTCCTTGTTTTGCCAAGAATCAGATTCACTTGTAACAATGGGTGGACTGCTCACATCGACCTTGCCTGAGCATGATTCACTACCTGATAAGAAAACTGGGACAGTGAATGTCTCCTACTTAAGACCTGCAGCTCTTCCTACAGTTAATAGTCAGTCCAGCAGTGTGTTCAGGCAGGCAAGCAGTCTGGTTTTATCAAGAGCTGAGGAATTGAAAGGCAGCAGTGATGAGAGGCCTGCTCTATTTAGTAGCAACCCCTTTGAGTCAACAGTGATTGAACTAGGCAGTGGTTCAAAAACAGGTCTTCAGAATCAACCAGATGCAGAGCTAACAGCACCTATTTCCAAGACCAAGGAGTCACTCCCTGATGAGCACTCTGAAGCTTTTGGCCGTAGGAATCATAAATCTCATGACCAACTTCTAGGCCAAGCCTCAAGGTTAGCAGCAAATACACCAGGCGAAAAACCCAATATCCAACAGTTTATTGAGCCACTGGTTGCATCTTCTTCAATATACTCACTTGGAGCTTCAAATGAGCCAACATATTCTTTGAGGAGGACATATGATGACACTGAGGAATCCGCATATCGAAGTGAAGTAATTAGAAAG AATATTGAAGAACCACAGACAAAACAGGCACCTGCTCGTGGAGGTACAGGTACCAAGAGAAGCCGAACTGCAGAAGTTCATAATTTTTCTGAAAGG AGGCGAAGagataaaataaacaaaaagatgcGTGCATTAAAAGAGATCATACCCAATTGCAGTAAG GTGGGCAGAGTTTCAATTCTTGACGAGGCCATTGAGTATACGAAAACCCTTCAGCTTCAACTAAAG ATTATGTCAATGGGGGCTGTTGTTTGTATGCCTCCGATGATGTCACCTATGCTGATGCAACATATCAATGCACCACATTTGACACATTTCTCCCCCATGGGTGCTGGGATGGGTATGAGAATGGGCACCAGAATGGGTTTCAGCCCGACACAGTTCCCTACTTCACAAGTAGGAGCCACTGCTCTGCCTGGGATCACAGGAACTGGTTTTCAAATGCTTGGAATTCCTGGCCAACCATTTCCCATGTCAGTTTCACATGCACCCTTCATTCCTTTGATTGGTGGACCCTCTACACGATCATTTCCGGCATCTGGTATCTCTGGAGCTGCCCCCCCTGTGGAGTGTGCTTCCCTAACAAGTTCAAAGGATTCCATTCAGAACATAAACTCAGAATTGATGAACAATGCAAACACTGAATGCTCAAAGATCCAAACATCAAGTCAG CTTGCCGCAACAAGTGtccaaaaaatcatttattgA
- the LOC115970022 gene encoding uncharacterized protein LOC115970022 — MEVREFIRKEVEDWEDEVVGRARFKAFSGQRSDWEPTYRFWNHLLLSIARHFHLLIISPSQVKNNWFNRNGLTPLCLDQVLLEMYNEGEIVRCSDLMDPRSGRMSLLLRKFSNLMLRPTPSLQTLLQDRLILTPLLKDKAVEVVNFLSESHWTSSCIVTMKKFHDICGGPEEASAVLSHLSETGKARYLSIHKKDFVEGVKVSLSSAPVSNISSLDCDVLHLVWTTERLQQQLDVIDRRCEMSRKTALAFLHSGNKKVALRHARELKLANESREKCASFLNRVEEVLSIIANAESTKKVSEAIQIGAKAMKENKISVEEVEFCLQELEESIEAQKQVDKALESTPSYTDVEDEDIEEEFKKLELEVGSGNLQVPISQTGVDSTLGEVEALESPESLSDALSNLKLSDNSTRESASKSPMLAMRQNKLKNLVLEAT; from the exons atggaagTGAGGGAATTCATAAGAAAGGAAGTGGAGGATTGGGAAGATGAAGTTGTGGGTCGGGCCCGGTTCAAGGCCTTTAGCGGTCAAAGATCCGATTGGGAACCCACTTACCGTTTCTGGAACCACCTCCTTCTCTCCATCGCTCGCCATTTCCACCTTCTCATCATTTCACCTTCACAG gtgaAGAACAATTGGTTCAATCGCAATGGATTGACCCCTTTGTGCTTGGACCAGGTTTTG TTAGAAATGTACAATGAAGGTGAAATTGTACGATGTAGTGATCTTATGGACCCAAGGAGTGGCCGAATGTCACTTCTCTTGAGAAAATTTAGCAACTTGATGCTTAGGCCAACACCTTCTTTACAAACACTATTACAAGATCGCCTCATACTCACCCCTCTACTTAAG gATAAAGCTGTGGaagttgtgaattttttatctGAAAGTCACTGGACTAGTTCGTGTATTGTCACGATGAAGAAGTTCCATGACATTTGTGGAGGACCGGAAGAAGCTTCTGCGGTCTTGAGTCATCTGTCAGAAACTGGGAAAGCACGGTACCTCTCGATACATAAGAAGGATTTTGTTGAG GGCGTAAAAGTTTCTCTGTCATCAGCACCAGTTTCTAATATCTCAAGTTTAGATTGTGATGTTCTGCATTTAGTTTGGACAACAGAAAGGCTTCAGCAACAGCTTGATGTGATTGACCGCCGTTGTGAAAT GTCAAGAAAAACAGCATTAGCTTTTTTGCATTCTGGGAACAAGAAAGTGGCACTTCGGCATGCTAGGGAGTTAAAACTAGCCAATGAGAGCAGAGAAAAGTGTGCATCTTTTTTGAACAGAGTGGAGGAAGTCCTTAGCATTATTGCAAATGCTGAATCCACAAAAAAG GTCTCAGAAGCCATCCAGATTGGAGCCAAAGCAATGAAGGAAAATAAGATCAGTGTGGAGGAAGTTGAATTCTGTTTACAAGAGCTTGAGGAGAGCATTGAAGCACAAAAGCAAGTTGATAAAGCTCTag AGTCAACTCCCTCATACACTGATGTTGAGGATGAAGATATTGAAGAAGAATTCAAGAAATTGGAGTTGGAAGTTGGAAGTGGAAACCTTCAAGTTCCAATCTCCCAAACGGGTGTTGATAGTACATTGGGAGAAGTAGAGGCATTAGAGTCTCCTGAATCTTTGAGTGATGCTTTGTCAAATCTCAAGCTTTCAGATAATTCAACCAGGGAATCAGCAAGTAAGAGTCCTATGTTAGCAATGAGAcagaacaaattaaaaaatcttgTGCTTGAAGCTACTTAG